The Anabaena sp. WA102 genome contains a region encoding:
- a CDS encoding tRNA-dihydrouridine synthase family protein: MSQVLLPQSLQQDLPLTALAPMQDVTNLWFMKVIAHYGSPDYFFTEYFRVNDTSRLNRKILAAITENDTGRPVFAQMIGESIPDLARTAKELCGYNIAGVDLNMGCPAPRIYRKNVGGGLLREPEKVERILGELRSVVNDRPLTVKMRLGFENTDNFYKILDIIADNNIDLLSLHGRTVKDMYHGEVKYDLIAEAVRRVNCPVLANGNIKSATTALEVLSQTGAAGVMVGRWAIGNPWLFNQIRQALRGEQITLVPLAEVRNYIDRLWQTPTASTMPERARIGYLKMFLNYIALNVDTDGHFLRLMRHTSTEIELFKLCDRFLLTDLTKTLALTPSTILV, encoded by the coding sequence ATGTCCCAGGTATTGCTCCCCCAATCGCTTCAGCAAGACTTACCACTTACTGCCCTTGCACCTATGCAGGATGTAACCAATCTCTGGTTTATGAAAGTCATTGCCCACTACGGTAGCCCTGACTACTTCTTTACTGAGTATTTTCGTGTCAATGATACCTCACGACTCAATCGGAAAATCCTGGCAGCAATTACCGAAAACGATACAGGTCGCCCGGTTTTTGCCCAAATGATTGGCGAAAGTATCCCCGATTTAGCCAGAACCGCAAAGGAACTCTGCGGCTATAATATCGCTGGAGTAGACTTAAATATGGGCTGTCCTGCGCCGAGAATCTATCGCAAAAATGTTGGAGGTGGATTACTCCGAGAACCGGAAAAAGTCGAGCGGATTTTGGGAGAACTGCGTTCTGTGGTTAATGATAGACCCTTAACGGTGAAGATGCGCTTAGGTTTTGAAAATACAGATAACTTTTATAAAATCCTAGATATAATTGCTGATAACAATATTGATTTATTGAGTTTGCATGGTCGCACGGTGAAAGATATGTATCACGGGGAAGTTAAGTATGATTTGATTGCGGAAGCGGTGAGACGGGTTAACTGTCCAGTGCTGGCTAATGGCAATATCAAATCGGCGACAACTGCCTTAGAAGTGCTTTCGCAAACAGGTGCAGCGGGGGTGATGGTGGGACGTTGGGCGATTGGAAATCCTTGGCTGTTTAATCAAATTCGTCAGGCTTTACGGGGAGAACAGATCACACTAGTGCCGTTAGCAGAGGTACGCAATTACATTGATCGCTTATGGCAAACCCCTACAGCTTCCACTATGCCAGAACGAGCGCGGATAGGCTACCTGAAAATGTTTCTTAACTACATTGCTTTGAATGTTGATACTGACGGTCATTTTCTGCGGCTGATGCGACACACCTCTACAGAGATAGAATTATTTAAACTCTGCGATCGCTTTCTCCTGACAGATTTAACGAAAACTTTAGCCCTAACACCCTCAACTATTCTTGTTTAA
- a CDS encoding transposase, translating into MRKLTDSDKQEILKLYRETAETTSTLAERYGVSNSTISRLLKSTLPEEEYEFLVSLKRAARTPEGRAQVSYEQLPLLNQPPLTVEISSTADTVERLSDLELEQPTIAAEPEPKPKPEPKPEPEGDSDFTHPIPVIRRVKTRSSAVEKPKLPVVKETPVVKELEIVRHKPTETPIVPRSKIGVESPYSQPNLFAEILDEDLLDEPDDLDDDLDDDLYEDEEDFEDEDYEAPKPLVTRRGNGEVSVQVLPLSVAHLPKTCYLVIDRSAELITRPLKDFGDLGLIPSLENQQKTLPIFDNHRVAKRFSTKRDRVIKVPDSQMLHKASSHLQAKGITRLLIDGQVYSLSLV; encoded by the coding sequence GTGAGAAAATTAACAGATTCTGACAAACAAGAAATTCTCAAGCTATATCGAGAAACTGCCGAAACAACCTCGACTTTGGCAGAACGCTATGGTGTGAGTAATTCCACAATTAGCCGACTGCTCAAAAGTACCTTACCAGAAGAAGAGTATGAATTTCTCGTTTCTTTAAAACGTGCTGCTAGAACCCCTGAAGGCAGAGCGCAGGTAAGTTATGAGCAGTTACCGCTGTTGAATCAACCACCATTGACAGTGGAAATTTCTAGCACTGCTGATACGGTGGAGAGGTTATCTGATCTAGAACTAGAACAGCCGACAATAGCAGCAGAACCAGAACCAAAACCAAAACCAGAACCAAAACCAGAACCAGAAGGTGATTCTGATTTTACTCACCCTATTCCAGTTATTAGACGGGTAAAAACACGCTCCTCAGCAGTGGAAAAACCCAAACTTCCCGTTGTTAAGGAAACTCCTGTTGTCAAAGAATTAGAAATTGTCAGACACAAGCCGACAGAAACACCAATTGTCCCCAGATCTAAGATAGGTGTAGAATCTCCATATTCACAGCCCAATTTGTTTGCGGAAATCTTGGATGAGGATTTGCTGGATGAACCTGATGATTTGGATGACGATTTAGATGATGATTTGTATGAGGATGAGGAGGATTTTGAGGACGAAGACTATGAAGCCCCAAAACCCCTAGTTACCAGACGCGGAAATGGGGAAGTATCTGTTCAGGTTTTACCATTGTCGGTTGCCCATTTACCAAAAACTTGCTATTTGGTAATTGATCGCTCTGCGGAGTTAATTACCCGTCCACTCAAGGACTTTGGTGATTTGGGTCTGATTCCGAGTCTGGAAAATCAACAGAAAACACTGCCGATTTTTGATAATCATCGTGTAGCTAAACGCTTTTCTACTAAGCGCGATCGCGTGATTAAAGTCCCCGATAGTCAAATGCTCCATAAGGCTAGTAGCCATCTACAAGCTAAGGGGATTACCAGACTGTTAATTGATGGTCAAGTCTACTCTTTGTCTTTAGTTTAA
- a CDS encoding ADP-ribosylglycohydrolase family protein has protein sequence MLDTTKILSGFMGVCVGDALGVPVEFSLRTERIKSPVTKMLGYGTWNQPPGTWSDDSSLMLCLADSLCSGYDVNDIGKSFCRWYRENYWTAHGEVFDIFNGKIAALPIEEINSGGYVIDTLEACIWCLLNSSSYAESVLKAVNLGGDTDTTAAVTGGLAGIYYGVENIPPEWFQQTARKQDIIDLSHRFAAV, from the coding sequence ATGCTAGATACCACTAAAATACTATCTGGTTTCATGGGTGTATGTGTGGGTGATGCCTTGGGTGTACCTGTGGAATTTTCTCTTCGTACTGAACGCATCAAGTCACCAGTCACAAAGATGTTAGGTTATGGAACATGGAACCAACCTCCTGGAACTTGGTCTGATGATAGTTCGTTGATGTTATGTTTAGCAGATTCTTTATGTAGTGGCTATGATGTGAATGATATAGGCAAATCCTTCTGTCGCTGGTACAGAGAAAATTACTGGACTGCTCATGGTGAGGTATTTGATATATTTAACGGTAAAATTGCCGCATTACCCATAGAAGAAATTAATTCTGGTGGTTATGTCATTGACACACTAGAAGCGTGTATTTGGTGTTTATTAAATAGCTCATCTTACGCTGAATCGGTTCTCAAGGCTGTTAATTTGGGTGGAGATACAGATACTACTGCTGCGGTGACAGGTGGGTTAGCAGGAATTTATTACGGGGTAGAAAATATTCCCCCGGAATGGTTTCAACAAACCGCACGGAAACAAGACATTATTGATTTATCTCATCGTTTTGCCGCAGTTTGA
- the sir gene encoding sulfite reductase, ferredoxin dependent translates to MVNSAASPVTNRKPSKVEGIKENSNFLREPVATEILQDTTHFTEDAIQILKFHGSYQQDNRDNRVKGQEKDYQMMLRTKNPGGLVPPELYLALDKLADEYGNHTLRATTRQGFQLHGILKKNLKAAIATIVENLGSTLGACGDINRNVMAPPAPFKNRSEYQYAWEYAQNIADLLSPQTGAYYEIWLDGEKAVSAEEHPDVKAARHSNGNGTIVHDSVEPIYGTHYMPRKFKICVTVPGDNSVDLYSQDLTLVVITNKKGALAGFNIFAGGGLGRTHNKEETFARTADPIGYVAKADVYNLVKAIVATQRDYGDRTDRRHARLKYLINDWGVDKFRTQVEEYLGKKLEPFKPLIQFKYKDFLGWNEQGDGKLFLGISIDNGRVKDDGTFQLKTALRTIVEQFNLPIRLTGNQNLLFYDIAPEDKVAIQEILDNCGVVADPDQIAALTRYAMACPALPTCGLAITESERAIPGILERIRALLDKLGLQNQHFVVRMTGCPNGCARPYMAELGLVGSAPESYQVWLGGSPHQTRLAQPFTEKLHHDDIESFLEPIFVFFKKFRTPKESFGDFCDRLGFDAIREFVAEYTPGDSTSSGKSRHRVSLRDDFYAQLRETAEKQERPMTDLVHEALEKYFQTL, encoded by the coding sequence ATGGTTAACTCTGCTGCTTCTCCTGTAACTAATCGTAAGCCTTCTAAAGTTGAAGGTATCAAAGAAAATAGTAATTTTTTGCGTGAACCTGTGGCGACGGAAATCCTCCAAGACACCACCCACTTTACTGAAGACGCAATTCAGATTCTCAAGTTTCATGGTTCTTATCAACAGGATAACCGTGATAACCGCGTTAAGGGTCAGGAAAAAGATTACCAAATGATGCTGCGGACAAAAAATCCCGGCGGGTTAGTACCCCCTGAGCTATATTTGGCTTTGGATAAATTGGCTGATGAATATGGTAATCATACCCTCAGAGCTACTACTCGCCAAGGCTTTCAACTACATGGTATCCTGAAAAAGAACCTGAAAGCGGCGATCGCTACAATTGTCGAAAATCTCGGTTCAACCTTGGGCGCTTGTGGTGACATTAACCGCAACGTCATGGCTCCGCCAGCCCCCTTTAAAAATCGCTCAGAATATCAGTATGCTTGGGAATATGCCCAAAATATCGCTGATTTACTTTCTCCCCAAACCGGTGCTTATTACGAAATTTGGTTAGACGGGGAAAAAGCCGTCAGTGCCGAAGAACATCCAGATGTTAAAGCAGCCCGACACAGCAACGGTAATGGTACTATTGTTCATGATTCCGTAGAACCTATCTATGGAACTCACTATATGCCCCGCAAATTTAAAATTTGCGTCACAGTTCCCGGCGATAATTCTGTTGATTTATATTCCCAAGATTTGACTTTGGTAGTGATTACCAATAAAAAAGGCGCATTAGCAGGATTTAATATTTTTGCTGGTGGTGGTTTGGGTAGAACTCATAATAAAGAAGAAACCTTTGCCAGAACCGCTGACCCGATTGGCTATGTAGCCAAAGCTGATGTATATAATCTTGTAAAAGCTATAGTTGCGACACAACGAGATTATGGCGATCGCACGGACAGACGACACGCGAGATTAAAATACTTAATTAATGATTGGGGTGTAGATAAATTCCGCACTCAAGTAGAAGAATACCTTGGCAAAAAACTCGAACCATTTAAACCCCTAATCCAGTTTAAATATAAGGACTTCCTGGGCTGGAATGAACAAGGAGACGGTAAACTCTTCTTAGGTATTTCTATTGATAACGGGCGTGTCAAAGATGATGGCACATTTCAACTCAAAACCGCTTTGCGGACAATTGTTGAACAATTTAACCTGCCAATTCGCCTCACAGGTAATCAAAACCTACTATTTTACGACATCGCACCAGAAGATAAAGTAGCCATTCAAGAGATTCTGGATAACTGCGGCGTTGTTGCTGACCCTGATCAAATAGCAGCATTAACAAGATATGCTATGGCTTGTCCGGCTTTACCTACCTGTGGTTTAGCCATCACAGAATCAGAACGAGCCATTCCTGGAATTTTAGAGAGAATTAGGGCTTTATTAGATAAACTGGGTTTACAAAATCAACATTTTGTGGTCAGAATGACCGGTTGCCCTAACGGTTGCGCTCGTCCTTATATGGCAGAATTGGGTTTAGTGGGTAGTGCGCCAGAATCCTATCAAGTTTGGTTGGGTGGTTCACCACATCAAACCCGGTTAGCACAACCTTTTACAGAAAAATTGCACCATGATGATATTGAAAGTTTCCTAGAACCGATTTTTGTCTTCTTTAAAAAGTTCCGCACGCCAAAAGAAAGTTTTGGGGATTTTTGCGACAGATTGGGTTTTGATGCGATTCGGGAATTTGTGGCTGAATACACCCCAGGAGACTCTACCAGCAGTGGTAAATCCCGTCACCGTGTCAGTCTGCGGGATGATTTTTACGCTCAACTCAGGGAAACTGCGGAAAAACAAGAACGACCGATGACTGATTTGGTACATGAGGCTTTGGAGAAGTATTTCCAAACTCTGTAA
- a CDS encoding cold-shock protein, with protein sequence MSVKFTGKIRAISIKEGKSRLGFIDPDRPIPGHEGDILFFADKLIGISIEYVERADVVEFSITEWNRKDGTIQKIAEEVRFLNKTISLTGVINWVSIEKGNGFIKTDQPLDNLNKDLFFFKEDLEEIQIENIVKGDKVRFVVKIINYRDGRVIKSVKHIQLLSPRTNQPIHSVTNIQTSDIVSPINSQTSEIEKSITNLQVYNNNIFNLKELKEKICLFLGNHKTLSDPAEFEDYTFMILRLLGIHSLYQYDKKNQAGRADGFFIIGSLAVMYDCTLRNTFEEHKKEQIENYVNKLKNSQITIDFRLTNGDVRKKTLQIQGKNCQVWIITKNNTRELYDVDGIRVKEVAVQDLMNVFNKRLYSDAFEEDELSANLAVIDKS encoded by the coding sequence ATGAGCGTGAAATTCACAGGAAAAATCCGAGCTATTAGTATTAAGGAAGGCAAAAGTCGTCTGGGATTTATTGATCCCGATAGACCAATACCTGGTCATGAAGGTGACATACTTTTCTTTGCTGATAAACTGATTGGTATCAGTATTGAATATGTTGAACGAGCAGATGTAGTAGAATTCAGTATTACTGAATGGAATAGAAAAGATGGGACTATACAAAAAATTGCCGAGGAAGTGCGTTTCTTGAATAAGACCATTAGTTTAACAGGTGTTATCAATTGGGTAAGCATAGAAAAAGGTAACGGTTTTATCAAAACCGACCAACCATTAGACAATCTAAATAAAGATTTATTCTTTTTTAAAGAAGATTTAGAGGAAATACAAATAGAAAATATTGTAAAAGGAGATAAAGTTAGATTTGTAGTAAAAATTATAAATTATAGAGATGGGAGGGTTATAAAATCAGTTAAACATATCCAATTGCTGTCACCTAGAACAAATCAACCTATACATTCAGTTACTAATATACAAACTTCTGATATAGTATCACCAATCAATTCACAAACTTCTGAGATAGAAAAATCAATCACCAATTTACAAGTTTATAATAACAATATTTTCAATTTAAAAGAACTCAAGGAAAAAATTTGTTTATTTTTGGGTAATCATAAGACACTATCAGATCCAGCAGAGTTTGAGGATTATACATTTATGATTCTCAGGCTACTTGGTATTCACAGTTTATATCAATACGATAAAAAAAACCAAGCTGGTAGAGCCGATGGTTTTTTCATAATTGGTAGTCTAGCAGTGATGTATGACTGTACTCTCAGAAACACTTTTGAAGAACACAAAAAAGAACAAATTGAAAATTATGTCAATAAATTGAAGAACTCTCAGATCACAATTGATTTTAGATTAACAAATGGCGATGTTAGAAAAAAAACTCTGCAAATCCAGGGTAAAAATTGTCAGGTATGGATAATTACTAAGAACAATACTAGAGAATTGTATGATGTTGACGGAATTCGCGTTAAAGAAGTTGCAGTTCAGGATCTAATGAACGTCTTTAATAAAAGACTGTATTCAGATGCGTTTGAAGAAGATGAACTATCTGCAAATTTGGCAGTAATTGATAAATCTTGA
- the pyrF gene encoding orotidine-5'-phosphate decarboxylase, producing MNVDKIIVPLDVPDLDSAIALVDELPQVTFWKVGLELFTSTGPKILDILKSQEKRIFLDLKFHDIPNTVAGACRAAASYGVDLLTIHTTCGKDALKAAAEAVQIGAEKAGTKPPKLIAITLLTSISARQLAFDLKIPLELPEFALEMALLAQESGLNGAVCSPQEVQQLRASCEKDFLLVCPGVRPTWAEKGDQKRSLTPSQAITAGADYLVIGRPITAAAVPELAWNQILEELKI from the coding sequence ATGAATGTTGATAAAATTATCGTTCCTTTAGATGTACCAGATTTAGACAGTGCGATCGCTCTTGTTGATGAACTTCCTCAAGTCACTTTCTGGAAAGTTGGTTTGGAGTTGTTTACTAGCACAGGTCCCAAGATTCTGGATATCCTCAAATCTCAAGAAAAGCGGATTTTCCTCGATTTGAAATTTCACGATATCCCCAATACTGTTGCTGGTGCTTGTCGGGCTGCGGCTAGTTATGGGGTGGATTTATTGACAATTCACACAACTTGTGGTAAAGATGCTTTAAAAGCTGCGGCGGAAGCGGTGCAAATTGGGGCGGAAAAAGCCGGGACAAAACCACCTAAGTTAATCGCTATTACCTTGTTAACCAGTATTTCGGCGCGACAATTGGCGTTTGATTTGAAAATACCTTTAGAATTGCCAGAATTTGCTTTAGAAATGGCACTTTTGGCGCAAGAGTCTGGTTTAAATGGGGCGGTTTGTTCTCCCCAAGAGGTGCAACAATTAAGAGCAAGTTGTGAAAAAGACTTTTTGCTGGTTTGTCCAGGGGTGCGGCCAACATGGGCTGAGAAGGGAGATCAAAAGCGATCGCTCACTCCCTCTCAAGCTATCACAGCGGGTGCAGACTATCTCGTTATCGGTCGTCCCATTACTGCGGCGGCTGTTCCTGAGTTAGCTTGGAATCAGATTTTAGAGGAGTTGAAGATATAA
- a CDS encoding NB-ARC domain-containing protein, giving the protein MLNQNTNLISILGLAGIGKTTLVKRFIDLHQQKFEVIIWRSLKFPKSLNLLINDLLNTCQQEPKATINDKLKQLFDILTNKKCLIILDDVQNIFTPHQFAGKYQPEYQDYQTLFKMITETQHQSSVILMSQEQCPEMESLDEELYPIKSLELSGLENIDILKNTGLKDEDTWLNLMILYTGHPLFLKTITISIKKIFNGKVGEFLAENELVITQEMQSLFSQIFNKISPIEQQIILAFSKCNQPVSRKDLKITLELSSTNFINGLESLQKRYLIHKIIEDNIFFHLSPIFREYVRNFC; this is encoded by the coding sequence ATATTAAACCAAAATACTAATTTAATCTCCATCTTAGGATTAGCCGGTATTGGTAAAACCACACTCGTTAAAAGATTTATAGACTTACATCAACAAAAGTTTGAAGTTATTATTTGGAGAAGTTTAAAATTTCCAAAATCCCTAAATTTACTAATTAACGACTTATTAAATACTTGTCAACAAGAACCCAAAGCAACTATAAATGATAAATTAAAACAATTATTTGATATTCTCACAAATAAAAAATGCTTAATAATCCTTGATGATGTACAAAATATCTTTACTCCTCATCAATTTGCGGGAAAATATCAACCAGAATATCAAGATTATCAAACCTTATTCAAAATGATTACAGAAACCCAACATCAAAGTAGCGTCATATTAATGAGTCAAGAACAATGTCCAGAAATGGAATCTTTAGATGAAGAATTATATCCCATTAAGTCTTTAGAATTATCAGGACTAGAAAATATAGATATTCTCAAAAATACCGGATTAAAAGATGAAGATACTTGGTTAAATTTAATGATATTATATACAGGTCATCCATTGTTTCTAAAAACTATTACCATCTCAATTAAAAAGATTTTTAATGGTAAAGTTGGTGAATTTTTAGCAGAAAATGAATTAGTAATTACTCAAGAAATGCAATCTTTATTTAGTCAAATATTTAACAAAATATCACCCATTGAACAACAGATTATTTTAGCATTCAGTAAATGTAATCAACCTGTATCTAGAAAAGATTTAAAAATTACCTTAGAATTATCTTCTACTAATTTTATTAATGGGTTAGAATCTCTACAAAAAAGGTATTTAATTCACAAAATTATAGAGGATAACATATTTTTTCATTTATCTCCTATTTTCAGGGAATATGTCAGAAATTTTTGTTAA